The DNA segment ATTTGTGAAAGCACCTTTACTGATGGGGTAGTTTATACGGGCCTAGAAGGAAACAACCTATGTTATTACCGTCCCAACCATTTTTCTCAAAACCTTCAATACTATTTAGAAAAACGCCGTCAAAGCTTGAATGAAGAGTGGATTGCTGTAGCAAATTTTAAGGAGGTTTCTTTTAATGAATTTCCTGCCGTTAAATGTTTTGGCGATGAGAAGACAGCTCAATATGTTGCAGAAAGGATGGAAAAAAGCTTAGAATTGCATGCGCCTGTTATTAAAGATCCCTTTGGTGAGGGTTATTATATCGTTCAAGCCACTCACTCACAAGCTAATAAGGGCTACGCCCTTCGTCAGCTAATTGATCAAGTAGGATATGAAGGGGTAGTTATTGCTGCTGGCGATGATCTAAATGATCTAAGTATGTTTGAACAAGCACATATTAAAGTGGCTATGGCTGATGCTCCTTTGCAGCTTAAAGCCAAAGCAGATATTATTGCTCCGCCTGCTTCATCGTTAGGAATCATAA comes from the Neochlamydia sp. AcF84 genome and includes:
- a CDS encoding HAD family hydrolase, with product MSKKFCSLIALDIDGTLAVKMQNIPPLVIHYLTTLHQQGAMFVFVTGRTFEFGYQVLKELPFNYYYAAHNGAILLSMPERRVIIKNYLDHSILHSLAKICESTFTDGVVYTGLEGNNLCYYRPNHFSQNLQYYLEKRRQSLNEEWIAVANFKEVSFNEFPAVKCFGDEKTAQYVAERMEKSLELHAPVIKDPFGEGYYIVQATHSQANKGYALRQLIDQVGYEGVVIAAGDDLNDLSMFEQAHIKVAMADAPLQLKAKADIIAPPASSLGIIRGLKEALAQ